Genomic segment of Syntrophorhabdaceae bacterium:
TTTTCGCACGCCGCTCCCTTCCGGCCCGATGGCGATTCTTTTCCCACTAAGTTGCGAAAGGTCATCGAGAACTTCACTACCCCGGTAAAATACCCACAATGGTGTGTAGGTGAGATTCCCAAGAGAGACAAGATCGGATGTGTCCTCGCTTTTGGCTATGCCTCCCTGTATGAAACCTGCGTCAACATGCTGGGACTTGTCCTGTAAGAGCCTTAGGTTCTCCACAGCCCCTGAGGATAGACGCAATCCGAGTCGGATATTATCCCGGGCCAATATCTGCCGGTAGCGCTCACCGAAATAGGTGAATGCGCCGCCCTGCATACCGGTAGCCATGGTGAGCGACTTGGGCGGGAACGGTCTCACGTAGTGATAGCTCACCCAGAACAAAAAGACTAGAATCGCGAGGATCGAGAGAAAGACGCCCGACAGGACCTTTGAGGGCACTTCCCTGACTTTGTTACGACCCATGGTCTATCTCTTTCAAGCGGTGTGGATAAAGCCATTGCATCAGATTATTACCTGCTGATATTCAGCCACAATCTCAATATACTATAATGCGTGTTGCAGTACATACCAAGGGAGCGGCCCCGAGCTTCCTCAAGGGAAGCCCGATGATATATACTTCTTGCGTCCGTCATTCCATGAGCTTCGCTTCCAGAATCTTGTCAGCGTCGAAATCTTCGAGGCCCATATAGTAAGCTGCCGAATCCACAAGAGCGTTGAGGGGAACGAGGCCCACGATTTCACTGCCGAGAACGCCCACTCCATACCGTCTGGCCTCTGTACGCACAAGCTCGAGGGCCTGATAGAGGGGTGTTTGGGTGTAATCCGTCATGTTCATGGAGACCTGGGCAACATTCCTTTGTTTGAGGGCGATGCCGATGGCCTTACAGTATTTCAACCCTCCGCTCGAATAGCGCACCGTTCGCGCGATACGCCGTGCTATTTCAATGTCATTGGTGTCGAGATTGACATTAAACGCGATGAGCGGCATACGAGCGCCCACGGCCACGACGCCTGCGGTCGGATGCATTTCTCTCTCTCCAAAATCGGGCTTCCACTCGTCGGCCATGAGCTTCTCCGCCATACCCTCGAACTGACCTTTTCGTACATGAGCCAGATCTTTACGGTCGGGCGTCGATGCTGACTCTTCATAGAGAAAGACAGGAAGGCGGTATTTCGCCCAGATAGTCTTAGCTACTTCCTTTGAGAGGGCTATTGCATCTTCCATGGTCACATTTCGTACGGGAATAAAGGGGATAACATCCACCGCGCCCATGCGCGGATGCTCTCCGCGATGGGTTCGCATATCGATGAGCTGAATCGCAACGCCGACGGCTTCAACCACTGCATGTTTCAGGGCGTGAGGTTCGCCTACGGCGGTCACGACCATCCGGTTATGGTCTACGTCTCTGTGAAGGTCGAGGAGTTTTACACCATCCCTATCTTTAAAGCATGCCAGGATTTGTGCGATGGTAGCATCGCTTCTTCCTTCGCTGAAGTTGGGCACAGTTTCCATGATTTTGTTCATTCATAACACCTCGGTGTCGTTCTATTCCGTTTCTCAATTGTACCTCTTTGAAAAGCTGGAATCCACGATTATCTTGTCTCACACCTATTGGCTTTTCACCGTCTTCGAGATGTGTTATAACCTAAAGGCATGGCAAGGAAGAGAGGACTATACCTGAAGGTGGGCGACCGCGTGTACCACAAGCGGTTCATGCGGTGGGGCATGGGCGTCGTAGTGGAGGAACGCGCATCGGAACTCCCGGGGGGATTTTGTTATGTTCGTGTCAATTTTCAGGATGGGAAACTCAGGGTATTTGACAACAATCTGTCGAGCGACTGCTGCTGTTACTATGCAGGCATCGAGAAGTTCGACGGGGAGACGAAATACATAGACATAGACGAAATTGGCTTGGAGGCCTCCTCTCGCAGAAGGCACAAAGCCCTCTCGAGGGGCAAGGATTGATTGACTGACAGGGCGAATCGAGTAAATCATGAGGAAAGGAGTCGTATGGACGTGGAGTTGACCAAATACGTTCAGGGAGGGGGTTGAGCTTCCAAGATAGGTCCGGGTGATCTATCTGAGATACTCTGTGGTATCGACATACCCGTAGATGAGAACGTGATCGTGGGAATAGAAGGTTTTGAAGATGCCGGCGTCTACCGGATTACGGACGATCTTGCCCTGGTCCAGACGGTCGATTTTTTTACTCCCATAGTCGATGATCCTTACTGGTTCGGCCAGATTGCGGCAGCCAACTCACTGAGTGATATTTACGCCATGGGCGCCGTGCCCAGGACAGCGATGAACATCGTCTGCTTTTCGCCAAAGCGGTTCGACATCAAGATTTTGAAGGAGATCATTCGGGGCGGAGCGGATAAAATCCGCGAAGCCGGCGTGAGCCTTCTCGGAGGCCACAGTGTTGACGACGCCGAGATAAAATACGGACTTGCGGTGACAGGGCTCGTGCATCCCGACAAGGTCGTGTTCAACTCAGGTGCTCTGCCGGGGGACCTTCTTATTATGACCAAGCCGCTCGGTATCGGGATTTTGAATACGGCCATCAAGGGAAAGTTGCTCGACGAGGCCTCCATCAAAAAGCTCATTGAGGTGATGGCAGAGCTTAACAGAGGCGCTTCGGAAGTCATGCTCTCCGTCAGAACTCATGCAGCTACTGACGTAACGGGGTTCGGCCTTGCAGGCCACCTGAAAGAGATGATCAAGGAGAACGTAGGCGTGGAGGTCCATAAAGAGAGACTTCCTTATTTCAATGAGGCCCCTGAATTAGCCGCGTCAGGCATCGTGCCCGGAGGGTTGTACAGAAATAGAGATTTCTATCGGGAACACATCATGGCTGCAGAAGAGGACTTCTTTTACGATATCATATTTGACCCTCAGACGTCGGGAGGCCTTCTCATCGCCATCGATGCAACAGACGAAGCCCGATTCGCAGAAAAGGCTCGCCAATTGAGTGTGGATTACTGGGTCATCGGGAAGTTTGTGAAGGAACCGAAAGGCAAAATAGCGGTTATCTGAAAAGATTATGTGCACGACAGACGGTCCTAAGAAGGAACCGCTGTGAGGCACGATAAGAACGCATGAGGACAGTTCTTTTGTGGCAAGCAAAAAGGAAAGACGCCTTCGGTCGCTGAGGAAACGGTCAGGGGAGATAAGGAAGAATGAAAGGAATCGTGA
This window contains:
- the ftcD gene encoding glutamate formimidoyltransferase; this translates as MNKIMETVPNFSEGRSDATIAQILACFKDRDGVKLLDLHRDVDHNRMVVTAVGEPHALKHAVVEAVGVAIQLIDMRTHRGEHPRMGAVDVIPFIPVRNVTMEDAIALSKEVAKTIWAKYRLPVFLYEESASTPDRKDLAHVRKGQFEGMAEKLMADEWKPDFGEREMHPTAGVVAVGARMPLIAFNVNLDTNDIEIARRIARTVRYSSGGLKYCKAIGIALKQRNVAQVSMNMTDYTQTPLYQALELVRTEARRYGVGVLGSEIVGLVPLNALVDSAAYYMGLEDFDADKILEAKLME
- the selD gene encoding selenide, water dikinase SelD codes for the protein MDVELTKYVQGGGUASKIGPGDLSEILCGIDIPVDENVIVGIEGFEDAGVYRITDDLALVQTVDFFTPIVDDPYWFGQIAAANSLSDIYAMGAVPRTAMNIVCFSPKRFDIKILKEIIRGGADKIREAGVSLLGGHSVDDAEIKYGLAVTGLVHPDKVVFNSGALPGDLLIMTKPLGIGILNTAIKGKLLDEASIKKLIEVMAELNRGASEVMLSVRTHAATDVTGFGLAGHLKEMIKENVGVEVHKERLPYFNEAPELAASGIVPGGLYRNRDFYREHIMAAEEDFFYDIIFDPQTSGGLLIAIDATDEARFAEKARQLSVDYWVIGKFVKEPKGKIAVI